The bacterium genomic interval ACCATCGAGGCTTTTCTGAACGCGCAGGGTTCATCGAGCGACATGCTCGGTCTTGTTTTCGGCACCGGCAATCAACATTTCGACCACCATACCGTCCAATTCCACAAAGTCGGGCAGACTTTGAGCGATTTGCTCTTCAAAACCGCCCTCGATGACAAGGCGCACAGTGTCTATAGCGGACTAATTAGAATTGAAAAAGACGCCCAACGCTCAAACGCTTATCAAGCAAACCGAAATCTGCTTCTAAGTAAAGACACACAGGCGGACTCTATTCCAAACCTTGAAATCCACGCAAACGATGTCCGATGTTCCCACGGCGCAACAGTGGCTCCGATTGATCCCGAGTACATCTTCTACCTAATGAGCCGAGGCATCCCGGAAGTCGATGCCAAGCGCTTAGTAGTAGAAGGCTGGTTCGAGCAGGTACTCGACCGCGCTGATATTCCTGCATTACGAGAATTAGTCAGCGAACAGATAGCCGCAAAGATTAGAAAACAGGTGGGTGGGTAATGGCACGGTTTTTAGTTGGAAATGCAAGTAAGGTTGAAGAGGGGAAAGTGATAGTCGTGCGCGCAGGCGACCGACGTCTGGCGTTGAGCATGGTCGAGGGTAAGTATTATGCGATTGATGATGTATGCACCCACGACAGCGGCCCGCTTGGCGAGGGAGTGCTCTGTGACTACTCTGTCGAATGCCCTCGGCACGGCGCGCGCTTTGACATCCGA includes:
- a CDS encoding non-heme iron oxygenase ferredoxin subunit; protein product: MARFLVGNASKVEEGKVIVVRAGDRRLALSMVEGKYYAIDDVCTHDSGPLGEGVLCDYSVECPRHGARFDIRTGQALSLPATQGVSSYPVTIDGDDIYVELPD